The genome window CTTGTTCTAAAAATAGCTTTGGCGCTGAATTGCAGTTTAGTGATTATTTTAAAGCGTATGCAAATTATTATGATGTGAAAGAAAATGATACTGATGATAGCACCGAGCTTGGAGTGATGTTTGACTTGCCTTATTTAAGTGTGATTAATATTAATTCAAACATAAAAGAAGCGCAAAATCAATACAATATCACTTATTCGCCTTTGTCAATTTTAGATTTATCGCTTAATTATCAAGATGAAAAAACTAGCGCAAAAGATCAAGCGGCAATGTGGGTAAAATTTAGACTCAATTATGAGCAAAGCTTAAGTAAGCAATTTTATAATAGCCTTTATCATAAAAATGCTATAGGCAAATTCAATCGTTATGATTTTGCCACAAGAACTTATTGATTGCTCATAAAACGAGTAAGATCATTGTAGGTTACAAAAACCATTAAAGCTAAAAGTAAAGCCATGCCAAAGTAGCTTAGGTATTCAAAACACACCTTTGGAACCTCTTTTTTAAAAATGAACTCATAGAGATTAAATAAGATATGTCCCCCATCTAAAGCAGGGACTGGAAGTAGGTTAAGCACTCCAAGATTAATGGAGATTAAAGCAGTGATTAAAAACAAAACAACTATGCTTGTATTTGCAGCTTTAGAGGTAACATCCACCATGGTAATGATACCACCCATGTTTTTAGCATCTAACTCTCCGCTGATAATTTTAGCAAGTCCTTTAAAGATTAGTAAAGAAGCTTCCATGCTTTCTTCATAGGCGTATTTTAAGCTTGTAAAACCTTGATGATAAATAGTCACAAACTCACCCTTAGGAGTAATACCAATAAGAGGCTTTTGTACCTTTTGGTAAAATTCGTTATAACCCTCATCAATTTGCGGTGTTAAAGTGACCTTGATCAAGGTACCATCGCGTTTTATATCAAGTATTGTTGTTTTTGCATGTACTAATTTACTGATTTCTTCAAAGCTTTGAATCGCAACTCCATTGATAGCCATAATCGTATCACCTACTTGTAAATTTGCTTTTTCAGCAGCTGAATTAGGTGCAATGCTTCCGATGATAGGTGCAAGTTTTTGCACTCCTAAAAAACCTATGGCTATGTAGAGTAAAAAAGCCAAAAAGAAGTTAAAGAATGGCCCTGCAAAAAGTATGTAAATTCTAGCTAAAGGGCTTAAGGTGTTATAGCTATTTGGCTCATAATTTTTTTCACCAGGATTTAAATCATCTTGTCCTTTGAGTTTAACATAACCACCTAAAGGTAGAGCAGATAAGCGGTATTCTGTGTTTTTATAAGTTTTTTTAAAAATAGCTTTTCCAAATCCTATGCTAAAAATTTCTACATCGACTTTCATATGTTTTGCAGCTAAGAAGTGTCCTAACTCGTGAAAAAAAATTAAAAAAGATATCACTAAAAGTGTAACTAAAAAACTAAAAGAATAAAATTTAAATCCTATGGCTAAAATAAGTAGTAAAAATAAATATGACTTCAATTTACGCCTTTTTTAAATGTTTTACATAAGCTAGAATGTATTCTAAAGCAGAATATAATGTTAATATTAAAGCAATAAATAACAAGGTATTTGCAAATGGCCATTGCATGGTTAAAAAAATGATGGCTATCATTTGGAAACTTGTTTTGATTTTACCTGCAAAAGAAGCACTCACATCAAATTTTTCACTTACCATCACCACTCTAAATCCAGTGATAAAAAACTCTCTAACTAAGATGATATAAACCATCCATGGATCAGCTCTATGAGTGAGTAATAAACCTAAAAAGGCAGCTAGAACAAGCATTTTATCTGCTAAAGGATCAATGATGGCGCCAAGTTTTGTAGTTTGGTTCCAAGTGCGCGCAATATAACCATCAAAAAAATCAGTCAAAGCTGCTATGCCAAAAACAACACACGCAAAATAATTTACCCAGCTAGGATGGATATTTTCAAAATCATGAATTAATAAATAAAATAAAATAGGAGCTAATAGTATCCTTATAAATGCCAAGGCGTTGGGTAAATTCATGTTTGTTTAATCCTTATGTGATAAAAATACCCCAAAAAAGGGGCAATAAATCATTTAAAAGTGGTACCACCATCAACGATTAGTGTGTGACCTGTGATCCAATTTGCTTTATCAGAGCATAGGAATAAACATGCCCCAGCTAAATCTTGAGGTTCACCGATGCGATTAAGTGGACTAAGATTAATTGTTGCGTTTTTTACTTCTTCATAGTTTGTAAATGCTTTAAGTGCATCAGTGTCAATTGGTCCACCGCTTACCACATTTACGCGGATGTTTTTTGCACCAAGCTCAGTTGCAGCGTATCTTGCCATAGCTTCAACCGCTGCTTTTGCAGTGCCATGTCCAGCATAATTTTCAATATGGACCAAATTTCCTGTAGAAGAAATAGATAATATACTACCTCCACCGATTTTTTCCATTCTTTTGGCTGCTTCTTGAGCACCCACAACAAAAGCATTTACAGTTGCAGTAAAGATATTGTTGATACCTTTTGGTTTTAGTTTCATAAATTTAGTATATCCACCTACTACCGCACGACCTGAAATGATAGCATTAGAGATGAAAAAATCTATTCTATCAAAATCTTGATCAATTTTTTCAAATAATTCTTTATAAGTTTCTGGTTCAAGTATATTAAACTCGTATGCTTTTGCTTTGATTTTATAATTTGACTCTAAATCTTTTACAATTTCTTGAGCTAAGTCAGCATTAGAATTATAAGTAAAAGCTACATTAGCTCCTGCTTTTGCAAATTCATACACAATAGCCTTGCCAATCCCTCTTGTTCCACCGCTAATTACTAAAGTTTTATTTTGAAAAAAAGTCTCCATTAAAATCCTTTTATATTATAGTTTTTCATTACTGTTTCTATTTTTGTTAAATTACAATCACTAGGTTTGCAAAGCGGCAAACGATATTCTAAAGTAGGGGTCAACCCTGCTATATACATTGCGGCTTTAATAGGTATAGGATTGCTTTCACAAAATAAAATTTTATTGATATTATACAACTCATCGTTAATTTTTTTTGCTTCGATGTATTTTTCTTCTAAAGCTAAATGAGTTAATTTTGAAATCATATCAGGAAGTAAATTTGAAGTAACTGAAATCACACCTTTACCACCATTTGAAAGTATAGGATAATTAATTGCATCTTCGCCACTTAAAAGTATCATTCTAGGTTCGTGTGCTAATAAGTCTACGCATTTATCAATACTTCCACTAGCTTCTTTAACTCCGTAAATATTTTCACAATCTCTAAATAATTTTATAATGGTTTCAGTTTGTAGTTCGCATCCTGTTCTACCTGGTACATTATACAATAATACAGGTATATCAATGCTTTTTGCTATTTCTTTATAGTGCAAATACAAACCTTCTTGCGTGGGTTTGTTATAATAAGGTGTAACACTTAAAATACCATCAGCACCATGTTCTTGGGCAAATTTAGCTAAACTTACGGCTTCGTGTGTAGCATTGCTTCCTGCACCCGCTAAAACCTTACAAGAGCTTCCTTTGCATGCATCAAGGGCAATTTCTATACAAATTCTATGCTCTTCATGAGTTAAAGTCGCACTTTCTCCGGTTGTTCCAACAGGTACTACCACATCAATACCATTTGCGATTTGTCTTTTAATAAGCTTGTGATATGTTTGCTCATCTAATTTTCCATTTTTAAATGGAGTAATTAAAGCAGTCATTGCACCTATGATTGTTTTGTTATTCATTTTCGCCCTTTCTTAAGATGATTGTGGTGGATTTATTTGCATTGAAATATTTTTTAGCACAATGAATTAAATCATCTTTGTTTAGACTCTCGATATTTTTTTCATAATCAAGTAAAGGTTTTAAATCTCCTCTTGCAAGATAAGATCCGTAAATGTTTGCCACACTACTTGCATTGCTTAATGAGAAAATAAAATCACTTTTTACAGTGTTTTTGATTTTTTCCATGATAGTATCATCAAATTTAGCATTTTTTACATCATCGAGAATTTTTAAAAGTTCTTTTTCGACATCCTCAGCTTGAACACTCTCATTGCAAACACAGATAAATACAAATAAGTTTTCATCAATATTTTCACTAGCATAAGCATAAAATTCATTGATTAGCTCTAGTTTATCGATTAAAATTTCACTTATAAGAGAGCTTTTTCCATTTCCCAAAAGTTCACTTAAAGCACAAAGTTTTGGCATATCTTCGTGATTAAACGCAGGAATCTTATATGCAAGCGCTAGTAATTGTGTATCGCTTTCTTTGTGCAAAATAATGCGTTTAGCACCATCTTGTTCAGGTTCTTTCTCATGGACTATAGGAATTGCTTTGGTGTTTTTAATATCATGAAAATGTTTTTTGGCTAGGTTAAAAACTTCTTCTTCGTTAATATCACCACTTACAAGCAAGATGGCATTTTTGGGTTGGTAGAAAGTTTGGTGAAATTCTTTTATATCTTCTATACTCCAATTTTGTATATCTTTGAAAAATCCTATTGGAGTCCAATGGTATGGATGGTGTAAAAAGGCATGGTTATATAGCCTAAAGTATAAATAACCCAAAGGGTTATTATCAGTTCTCCATCGTCTTTCTTCTAAAACTACATCTCTTTCAGGTTGAAATTCATCATCTTTGAGATTTAAATTACGCATTAATTCTGCAAAAAGCCATAAAGACTTATCTAAATTTTCACTGGAGCATTTGATGAAATAATGTGTGTAGTCAAAGCCTGTGCTTGCGTTGTCCACTCCGCCAAAACCTTTAACTATCTCATCAAATTCACCTGCTTTTAAATTTTTAGTACTTTTAAAATTTAAGTGTTCTAGCATATGTGCTATGCCACTTTTTCCCATTTTTTCATTTCTTGAGCCAACTTTATAAAAAATATCTACACTAATTACCCCGCTTTTTTTGTTAACAGGTAGGGTATAAATTTCAAGTCCGTTCTCAAGGGTAGTGTTTTTATAATGAATCATTTAAAATTTACTCCTATAGCTTGACTGATATGATTAAAGCCATCTTGTTTTAAAAGTTCGATTAAACCTTGGTTGATATTTTTGACTATACTTGGCCCTTTAAAGATCATAGCAGTATAAATTTGAACTAAACTAGCACCATTTTTGATACGCTCATAAGCGGTTTCAGCACTGTCTATTCCACCACTTGCTATTAAAACAGTATCTTGATAAATTTCTTTTGCTACTTCCTTAAAGAAGGTTGCACTTTTTTGAGTGATTAATTTACCGCTAATTCCACCAAAAGTTCTTGCATTATCAATCAAAGAATAATCAATGCTAGTATTTGCCATAATAATACCATCTGCCTTTGCACTAATAGCGCTTTTGCAAAGTGATATAGCACTATCGATATTCATATCTGGTGCGATTTTTAAAATGACTGGTTTGTTTGTGATTTCTTTTGCTTGGTTAAACAAGGTGCTTACAAATTCTTCACTTTGTAAATCTCTTAGATTTTTAGTATTTGGTGAGGAAATGTTGATTACAAATAAATCACATAAGTCCTTGAATTCTTTTAATAAAATAATATAATCATTGATCGCTTCTTCATTTGGGGTGATTTTATTTTTACCTATATTAGCAACCAAGGGTATACTAAAAGGGTAAACTTTTTTAACTGCTTTAGCAATAGCATCTTTGCCTTTGTTATTAAAGCCCATAGCATTTTGAATGCTTTCTTGTTCAACTAGCCTAAAAAGTCTAGGTTTTTCATTGCCACTTTGTGGTTTTGGAGTAAAAGTGCCATACTCTAAGAATCCAAAACCTAATGCACTTAGTGGTCTTATCATGGTTGCATTTTTGTCAAATCCACCTGCTAAACCTACTGGATTGTAAAAATGTAGATTGAAAATTTCTTGGTTTAGGGCTTCATCGTTTACTATGTAGTCTTTTGCAAAAAAACTAAGTCCTCCGGGAAAAATACAATCTAAAGTACGCATGCTAAATTCAGCTAAAGCATGGGCGTTTTCTGGATCTAGTTTGTATATTAAAGGTTTTAAGCTCTCATAAGTCATTTTTTTCCTTTTGTGCAAAATAGCATATTTTACTAAAAAAATGATAATTTTTAGTTTTCATTTGCTTGAATTTGATCAGTTTTTTGTGCTTTTTGCTTTAGTTTTTGATAAATTTCACAATGTTGCATCAAATATGTATCGTTTCCAATAGAGGCGATTTTGCCTTTGTCTAGTACAGCGATTTTGTCCGCATTTTCTATTGTGCTAAGTCTGTGTGCGATGATGAGTATCAAACGATCTTTTTTTAGATTTTCTATTGTTCTTACAATGGCTTTTTCGCTTTCATTATCAAGTGCTGAAGTGGCTTCATCAAAAATTAAAATTTGAGGATTTTTATATAAAGCTCTTGCTATAGCAATACGCTGTTTTTGTCCACCTGAGAGATTTTTACCATGCTCTTTTAATTCAGTATGTATACCTCCAAGTTCTTGAACAAAATCATACGCATTGGCTTGTTTTAAAACTTCTATCACGCGTGCTTCGTCATACTCTTTAGCATAAGCAATGTTTTGAGCAATAGTATCGTTAAATATGTAAATATTTTGAGTCACCAAAGAAATATTTTCTCTTAAACTTGTAATATCAAAAGAACTAATATCTTTTTGGTTGATTAAAATTTCACCACTATTTTTTTCAAAAAAATACATTAAAAGATTAATGATGGAGGATTTCCCGCCACCACTTGAGCCTACTAGGGCTAAAATTTCTCCTCTATTAAAAGAAAAACTTACATCATTTAAGACCATTTTATTTTCATGGTAACTCAAAGAGACATTTTTAAAGCAAATGTTTTGGATATTTTCTGTAAGTTTTTCATCGCCACCTTTAATTTGTGGTTCTAAATCAGTTAAATAAAAAGTTCTTTCGCTTGCTGCTACTGCATTTTGTAATCTTGTATAAAGTGAAGAAAGTCTTTTAATGGGAGTATAAGCCATAAACAAAGCTGTGGTAAAGCTAAAAAAAGACCCTATACTTAAACTCCCATCAATTACTTCTTTACCACCTACTATAATCACCACTGCAAATCCGATTGAACCTATAGATTCCATTAAAGGGCTACTTAAAGCTTCTATTCTGATGCCTTTTAAGGAAAGCTTGCAAACTTCACTATTGGTTTGGCTGAATTTTTGCATTTCATTTTTGCTTGCATTGGAAGCTTTAATCAGTTCTATATTAGAAAAGATTTCACTTAATCTTGAAGTGAGATCAGAATTTTTTTCTTGAGTATTGCGTCCTATTTTTTTAATCTTTTTTGCAAAAAGAACAAGAGGATAAATCGCTAAAGGTAGGATAACTAAAGCAAAAAAAGCAAGTTTTGGACTTTGGTAAATCACCACACTTAAAAGCCCAATAGCAGTTAAACCTTCTCTTAAAATTTCAGGTATTATGGTAGAAACTATATTTTGCAAAGCACCAATATCAGAAGTACATCTGCTGATTAACTCTCCGCTTCTGTATTTATGGAAAAAACCCATATCTAAACGTAAGAGATTCCCAAGAACTAATTCTCTTAATCTTCTTAAAATATCTGTTCCAACATAAGAAATATAATAAACTTGCATATAGGCACCAAGGTTTTTTAATACATAAATTAAAATCACCAATAAAGGCATATAATAAAGCAATTCCACATTTTTTTCAATAAAAATTTTATTTAAAATCGGCTCTATAATGTAAGCACTAGCAGCTGTACCACCGCTAGTTAAAAGCATGCCTATAATAGCTAAAGCAAAGTAAAACCAATAATCTTTATAGTAAGGCTTAAAGCGGTTAAAAACCTCTTTAAGTTTCATTTCTTTGTAGTTTTTATCCATTTTTCTCCCATATAACCCCATTTGGTGTATCCATTAAAAGAATATTTTCTTTAGCTAGATCATTGCGAATTTGATCTGCTAGAGCATAGTTTTTTTCTTGTTTTGCTTGGTTACGTAAAGTGATTTTTTCTTCTATTTCTTGACATTTTTCTTGACTGATGCCAAATTGAAAATATTTTATAGTATCGACAAAACCTAGACCAAAAATAAATGCAAGTTCTTTGAGAATTTTTTCTAATTGTGTTTTGTAGGTTTTGTCTTTAGGGTTTTGATCTAGATAGATATTGCTTTCATTGATAAACTCATCAAGCAAGGCTAATGCTTTAGAGATGTTTAAATCATCATTTAAAACATCTAAAATATGTTTAGCTATCTCGCTTTCTATGCTGATTATTTCATCTTTAAAAGCATTTAAATTTAAGCGTTTTTTTAAACGATAAAATTTATCTAATCTCTTTTTTGCAGCTTGTAAGTCTTCTAAGGCATAATTAAAATGTGCTCTATAATGTACGCTTAAAAGATAAAACCTCAATACTTCACCACTAAAAAGTTTCAAAGAATCTTTTAGGAAAAAGCTATTTCCTAAGCTTTTGCTCATTTTTTCACCATTAATTTGCACAAAGCCATTGTGTAGCCAAAAGTTAGCTAATTCATAATCATTTTTGCAGCGACATTGACAAGCTTCATTCTCATGATGAGGAAAGAGTAGATCAATACCTCCTGCGTGAATGTCAAGCTTGTCTTTAAAAATACTTTCTATCATTACAACACATTCAGTATGCCAGCCCGGTCTTCCTTTGCCAAAGCTTGCAGGGTAAAAATTCTCATCAAATTTCCATAAAACAAAATCACTATCGTTTTTTTTATTTACACTTTCTTCTAGGCGTGATTGGGTATCTTCTAAATTTCTTTTAGAAAGATGAAAGTATTTTTCATCTTTGCTTGTGTCAAAATAAATTCCATCATCGAGTTGATAGGCTAGGTTTAGTTTTAAAAGCTTTTCTATGTAAGCAATCATTTCTTGAATATAATTTGTTGCTTTTGGTTTAAAATCAGGCTCTAGTATATTAAGCGCTTGCATATCCTCTTCATATCTTTTAATATAAAAGCTAGTGATATCTTCTAAGCTTTGCTTGCTTTCATGCATTTTTTTTAAAATTTTATCATCAATATCAGTGTAATTTCTTGCAAACGTTACCTTGTAGTTATTAGCTAATAAAACTCTTCTTAAAAGATCAAAGCACACACTACTTCTTGCGTGTCCTAAATGCGCATCATCGTATACAGTAGGGCCACAAAGGTAAATATTTGCTTGATTTGCTACATGAGGAGTAAATTTAATTTTTTTCTTTAAAACGCTATCAAATAATACCATTAAAACAAACCTTTAACAAAATGATAAATATGAATTAAAAATTGTATTAAAATATCTTTAATTTCAAATAAGCCTAAGGCAAATAAGCTTAAAAAAACTACACTAATTAGCCAAAATTTAATTCTAATAATACTCCATAGGTTTTTAAAGCCAAATTCTTTAACATTAGCATATAATAAATAAAAAGCACTAATAGATGAAGCTAGCGCAATACCTAGGCTTTTGTAAGCTTCTTCTTCGATAAGTAAGATGATTACTATGCTAAAAAATGCTGAAATAAAAAGTGTTTTAAAAGCGATTATGGCGGCTATTTTTTGTTTAAATTTAGCATAAAGCCACAATGAAAATAATTTTTGTAGACCAAAAGGTAAAAGTCCCAAAAG of Campylobacter sp. 2014D-0216 contains these proteins:
- the rseP gene encoding RIP metalloprotease RseP, which codes for MKSYLFLLLILAIGFKFYSFSFLVTLLVISFLIFFHELGHFLAAKHMKVDVEIFSIGFGKAIFKKTYKNTEYRLSALPLGGYVKLKGQDDLNPGEKNYEPNSYNTLSPLARIYILFAGPFFNFFLAFLLYIAIGFLGVQKLAPIIGSIAPNSAAEKANLQVGDTIMAINGVAIQSFEEISKLVHAKTTILDIKRDGTLIKVTLTPQIDEGYNEFYQKVQKPLIGITPKGEFVTIYHQGFTSLKYAYEESMEASLLIFKGLAKIISGELDAKNMGGIITMVDVTSKAANTSIVVLFLITALISINLGVLNLLPVPALDGGHILFNLYEFIFKKEVPKVCFEYLSYFGMALLLALMVFVTYNDLTRFMSNQ
- a CDS encoding ABC transporter ATP-binding protein produces the protein MDKNYKEMKLKEVFNRFKPYYKDYWFYFALAIIGMLLTSGGTAASAYIIEPILNKIFIEKNVELLYYMPLLVILIYVLKNLGAYMQVYYISYVGTDILRRLRELVLGNLLRLDMGFFHKYRSGELISRCTSDIGALQNIVSTIIPEILREGLTAIGLLSVVIYQSPKLAFFALVILPLAIYPLVLFAKKIKKIGRNTQEKNSDLTSRLSEIFSNIELIKASNASKNEMQKFSQTNSEVCKLSLKGIRIEALSSPLMESIGSIGFAVVIIVGGKEVIDGSLSIGSFFSFTTALFMAYTPIKRLSSLYTRLQNAVAASERTFYLTDLEPQIKGGDEKLTENIQNICFKNVSLSYHENKMVLNDVSFSFNRGEILALVGSSGGGKSSIINLLMYFFEKNSGEILINQKDISSFDITSLRENISLVTQNIYIFNDTIAQNIAYAKEYDEARVIEVLKQANAYDFVQELGGIHTELKEHGKNLSGGQKQRIAIARALYKNPQILIFDEATSALDNESEKAIVRTIENLKKDRLILIIAHRLSTIENADKIAVLDKGKIASIGNDTYLMQHCEIYQKLKQKAQKTDQIQANEN
- a CDS encoding quinone-dependent dihydroorotate dehydrogenase, with amino-acid sequence MTYESLKPLIYKLDPENAHALAEFSMRTLDCIFPGGLSFFAKDYIVNDEALNQEIFNLHFYNPVGLAGGFDKNATMIRPLSALGFGFLEYGTFTPKPQSGNEKPRLFRLVEQESIQNAMGFNNKGKDAIAKAVKKVYPFSIPLVANIGKNKITPNEEAINDYIILLKEFKDLCDLFVINISSPNTKNLRDLQSEEFVSTLFNQAKEITNKPVILKIAPDMNIDSAISLCKSAISAKADGIIMANTSIDYSLIDNARTFGGISGKLITQKSATFFKEVAKEIYQDTVLIASGGIDSAETAYERIKNGASLVQIYTAMIFKGPSIVKNINQGLIELLKQDGFNHISQAIGVNFK
- a CDS encoding M16 family metallopeptidase encodes the protein MIHYKNTTLENGLEIYTLPVNKKSGVISVDIFYKVGSRNEKMGKSGIAHMLEHLNFKSTKNLKAGEFDEIVKGFGGVDNASTGFDYTHYFIKCSSENLDKSLWLFAELMRNLNLKDDEFQPERDVVLEERRWRTDNNPLGYLYFRLYNHAFLHHPYHWTPIGFFKDIQNWSIEDIKEFHQTFYQPKNAILLVSGDINEEEVFNLAKKHFHDIKNTKAIPIVHEKEPEQDGAKRIILHKESDTQLLALAYKIPAFNHEDMPKLCALSELLGNGKSSLISEILIDKLELINEFYAYASENIDENLFVFICVCNESVQAEDVEKELLKILDDVKNAKFDDTIMEKIKNTVKSDFIFSLSNASSVANIYGSYLARGDLKPLLDYEKNIESLNKDDLIHCAKKYFNANKSTTIILRKGENE
- the dapA gene encoding 4-hydroxy-tetrahydrodipicolinate synthase: MNNKTIIGAMTALITPFKNGKLDEQTYHKLIKRQIANGIDVVVPVGTTGESATLTHEEHRICIEIALDACKGSSCKVLAGAGSNATHEAVSLAKFAQEHGADGILSVTPYYNKPTQEGLYLHYKEIAKSIDIPVLLYNVPGRTGCELQTETIIKLFRDCENIYGVKEASGSIDKCVDLLAHEPRMILLSGEDAINYPILSNGGKGVISVTSNLLPDMISKLTHLALEEKYIEAKKINDELYNINKILFCESNPIPIKAAMYIAGLTPTLEYRLPLCKPSDCNLTKIETVMKNYNIKGF
- the cysS gene encoding cysteine--tRNA ligase codes for the protein MVLFDSVLKKKIKFTPHVANQANIYLCGPTVYDDAHLGHARSSVCFDLLRRVLLANNYKVTFARNYTDIDDKILKKMHESKQSLEDITSFYIKRYEEDMQALNILEPDFKPKATNYIQEMIAYIEKLLKLNLAYQLDDGIYFDTSKDEKYFHLSKRNLEDTQSRLEESVNKKNDSDFVLWKFDENFYPASFGKGRPGWHTECVVMIESIFKDKLDIHAGGIDLLFPHHENEACQCRCKNDYELANFWLHNGFVQINGEKMSKSLGNSFFLKDSLKLFSGEVLRFYLLSVHYRAHFNYALEDLQAAKKRLDKFYRLKKRLNLNAFKDEIISIESEIAKHILDVLNDDLNISKALALLDEFINESNIYLDQNPKDKTYKTQLEKILKELAFIFGLGFVDTIKYFQFGISQEKCQEIEEKITLRNQAKQEKNYALADQIRNDLAKENILLMDTPNGVIWEKNG
- the pgsA gene encoding CDP-diacylglycerol--glycerol-3-phosphate 3-phosphatidyltransferase, with amino-acid sequence MNLPNALAFIRILLAPILFYLLIHDFENIHPSWVNYFACVVFGIAALTDFFDGYIARTWNQTTKLGAIIDPLADKMLVLAAFLGLLLTHRADPWMVYIILVREFFITGFRVVMVSEKFDVSASFAGKIKTSFQMIAIIFLTMQWPFANTLLFIALILTLYSALEYILAYVKHLKKA
- a CDS encoding enoyl-ACP reductase gives rise to the protein METFFQNKTLVISGGTRGIGKAIVYEFAKAGANVAFTYNSNADLAQEIVKDLESNYKIKAKAYEFNILEPETYKELFEKIDQDFDRIDFFISNAIISGRAVVGGYTKFMKLKPKGINNIFTATVNAFVVGAQEAAKRMEKIGGGSILSISSTGNLVHIENYAGHGTAKAAVEAMARYAATELGAKNIRVNVVSGGPIDTDALKAFTNYEEVKNATINLSPLNRIGEPQDLAGACLFLCSDKANWITGHTLIVDGGTTFK